In the Fusarium oxysporum f. sp. lycopersici 4287 chromosome 9, whole genome shotgun sequence genome, one interval contains:
- a CDS encoding phosphatidylserine synthase, protein MLTRSCARCTTRLRATSFKPRVPSARVQTRQYAMPAGNPPPSVNSVGALAPFVTELDRLAPSFDVRGEQIQIIRTPAEFYETLKDRIRKAQRRIFLSTLYIGKSEKELIETLQEALRKNPDVKLSILTDALRGTREAPNPSSASLLAPLVEEFGADRVEIRMYHTPNLTGLRKQYIPKRINEGWGLQHMKLYGVDDEIIMSGANLSTDYFTNRQDRYHLFASKEVTDHFWKIHSGVTSFSFLVQPSTEPAGFTLSWPENNSAPSPLEKPQSFIKSTTSTLQTLLHPTSKPENDITDTRVYMLGQMSQVMKPDTSTELPVITHILKTLALPAYRESSWTFTAGYFNPAPSLTKLLLNTASTSNTVITASPEANGFYKSKGVSGLLPDAYTLLARRFVHRVHHEGRDNDITLKEWRYGVVGQPGGWTYHAKGLWVTMPGDKNPAMSIIGSSNYTKRSYSHDLEAGALIVTRDEGLKGRLGEEQLWLQEHATKATRDDFARTERRVGLKVRVAMWIVSLVGGAL, encoded by the exons ATGCTCACTCGGAGCTGTGCGCGATGCACTACGAGGCTGCGTGCCACAAGTTTCAAGCCCAGAGTTCCCAGCGCACGAGTCCAGACCAGACAATATGCGATGCCAGCTGGGAATCCTCCTCCAAGTGTGAATAGCGTTGGGGCTTTGGCTCCTTTCGTTACTGAATTGGATCGACTGGCACCGAGTTTCGATGTTCGAGGGGAACAGATTCAGATTATTCGTACACCAGCAGAGTTTTACGAGACGCTCAAG GATCGGATACGAAAAGCACAAAGACGGATCTTCTTATCGACGCTGTACATTGGAAAATCGGAAAAGGAACTTATCGAAACGCTGCAGGAGGCGTTGAGGAAGAATCCGGATGTGAAATTGAGTATTCTTACAGATGCGCTACGAGGAACGAGAGAGGCGCCTAATCCATCAAGTGCATCGTTACTTGCACCCCTGGTCGAAGAGTTTGGAGCAGACCGTGTGGAAATTCGAATGTACCACACGCCGAACCTCACTGGATTGAGGAAACAGTATATCCCCAAGAGGATAAATGAGGGTTGGGGACTTCAGCATATGAAGCTTTATGGAGTTGACGATGAGATCATCATGTCTGG GGCAAACTTGTCAACTGACTACTTTACCAACCGTCAAGATAGATATCATCTTTTTGCCTCAAAGGAGGTGACTGATCACTTTTGGAAGATCCATTCAGGGGTTACatccttcagcttcttggtTCAACCTTCAACTGAACCAGCGGGCTTCACACTCTCGTGGCCAGAGAACAACTCTGCCCCCTCACCGCTAGAGAAGCCCCAGTCTTTCATCAAGAGCACTACATCGACGCTCCAGACTCTGTTACACCCGACATCAAAGCCTGAGAATGACATTACCGATACACGAGTTTACATGCTTGGGCAGATGTCCCAGGTCATGAAACCCGACACCTCAACTGAACTCCCCGTCATCACACACATCCTCAAGACTCTCGCCCTCCCCGCATACCGCGAGTCTTCGTGGACCTTTACAGCAGGTTACTTCAACCCCGCTCCCTCTCTGACTAAACTCCTCCTCAATACTGCCTCTACCTCCAACACCGTCATTACAGCTTCTCCTGAAGCAAACGGTTTCTACAAGTCGAAGGGCGTCTCGGGTCTCCTCCCTGATGCCTACACTCTCCTCGCCCGTCGTTTCGTTCATCGCGTACATCATGAAGGCCGTGACAACGACATCACATTGAAGGAATGGCGTTATGGCGTCGTTGGTCAGCCTGGTGGATGGACATATCACGCCAAGGGACTCTGGGTGACGATGCCAGGTGACAAGAACCCCGCTATGAGTATTATTGGGAGTTCCAACTATACTAAACGAAGCTACTCTCATGATCTTGAAGCTGGTGCTCTGATCGTAACCCGCGATGAAGGACTGAAGGGGAGACTTGGAGAGGAGCAGCTATGGTTGCAGGAACATGCTACCAAGGCAACGCGAGATGACTTTGCCCGCACTGAACGAAGAGTTGGACTCAAAGTCAGAGTTGCCATGTGGATTGTTTCGCTTGTGGGCGGAGCATTGTAA
- a CDS encoding hypothetical protein (At least one base has a quality score < 10), translated as MSRCQAVMRPIARQLRPSVARPFTSAAIRRSAETQTATPSTADLDPNTVLPEFEQQLMKAGKMPIGSRRRRMAIRSTGDLPFEHLPYQAFQEARKILAVDREEKLAEISKELDKISRLEATSPEDIKGGQKMKDIKIKSLHKYVERLKILADANDPIVKKRFEDGTGDMNKPIYRHYAEAKWRSYDQRLITQRIKQFNIVPDVLPKLEPTADVQLYFRKLKIPPGQIVDSVVSENAPRLRVQVFDKGERLVSVVVLDSDVPNPDSDTFNKRCHFLAANIPISPTETSLPLSRIKGEDQLALPWLPAFSQKGAPYHRLGIYLLEQQPGKKIDVAKLKGLYSQRDGFSLKSFRDKFSTTPFGFNMFRSVWDENTAAVMARHNIPGSDVEFRPTRVYSLKPPVKPRGWEAKRQGPKYRHLWKYTKNIRGISNSRGWIKRR; from the exons ATGTCGCGCTGCCAGGCCGTTATGCGGCCAATCGCTCGGCAGCTGCGGCCCAGCGTCGCCCGGCCGTTCACCTCTGCCGCAATTCGACGATCAGCCGAGACTCAGACTGCCACGCCCAGCACAGCAGACCTCGATCCCAATACGGTGCTCCCCGAGTTTGAGCAGCAGCTTATGAAGGCTGGAAAGATGCCAATTGGATCACGACGACGAAGAATGGCCATTCGGAGCACGGGCGATCTGCCGTTTGAGCATCTCCCGTACCAGGCTTTTCAAGAGGCTCGCAAGATTCTGGCTGTGGATCGTGAAGAGAAGCTGGCGGAGATTAGCAAAGAGCTTGACAAGATTTCTCGATTAGAAGCTACGAGCCCGGAAGATATCAAGGGGGgacagaagatgaaggatatTAAAATCAAGAGTCTGCACAAATATGTCGAGAGGCTCAAGATCCTTGCAGATGCTAACGACCCCATTGTCAAGAAGCGTTTTGAAGATGGAACAG GCGATATGAACAAGCCTATCTACCGTCACTACGCCGAGGCCAAGTGGCGCTCCTACGACCAACGTCTCATCACCCAACGTATCAAGCAGTTCAACATCGTCCCCGACGTCCTCCCCAAGCTCGAACCTACCGCCGATGTCCAGCTATACTTCCGTAAGCTCAAGATTCCTCCCGGTCAGATCGTCGACAGTGTCGTCAGCGAGAACGCACCCCGTCTTCGAGTTCAAGTCTTCGACAAGGGCGAGAGACTCGTCTCTGTAGTCGTCCTCGACTCTGATGTTCCCAACCCTGACTCCGATACCTTCAACAAGCGCTGCCACTTCCTCGCCGCCAACATCCCCATTAGCCCTACCGAGACATCACTACCTCTGAGCAGGATAAAGGGCGAGGATCAGCTTGCTCTACCGTGGCTCCCCGCATTCTCCCAAAAGGGTGCCCCATATCACCGTCTCGGCATCTATCTCCTCGAGCAGCAACCCGGCAAGAAGATCGACGttgccaagctcaagggacTATACAGCCAGCGCGATGGATTCTCGCTCAAGTCCTTCCGCGACAAGTTTAGCACCACACCGTTCGGGTTCAACATGTTCCGTAGCGTCTGGGACGAAAACACCGCAGCTGTCATGGCGCGACACAACATCCCCGGCTCAGATGTCGAGTTCAGACCTACGCGTGTGTACAGCCTCAAGCCTCCCGTCAAACCTCGTGGATGGGAAGCCAAGCGACAAGGACCCAAGTACCGTCACCTTTGGAAGTACACCAAAAACATCAGAGGTATCTCCAACTCGAGGGGATGGATCAAGAGGAGGTAG